In Phyllopteryx taeniolatus isolate TA_2022b chromosome 6, UOR_Ptae_1.2, whole genome shotgun sequence, one genomic interval encodes:
- the them4 gene encoding acyl-coenzyme A thioesterase THEM4: MARSLLRILTGYQHLASPPSMSPHLCHSSILSPFRSSFVRTMVALPFSFTLKPRDFSLPNSSWSAETMRLYDYYNNQCEVEKEVGEKQRGTWRRLPSYNRSLKYATGGAYLSKLIQSKNRLFTRSIKTTGAAFEYVVFMNKEEERTVCIFQAGHLLEGPPGHVHGGAIATMIDSVTGTHAAFISGPMMTANLNINYRSPIPLGSTVLVISSLDNKEGRKMFFSCKVTSSDGSKLHTEATALFLSIKVSHLLRSTNTSTKRSSWLLHHDNATARNALNI, from the exons ATGGCGAGGAGCCTGTTACGGATATTGACGGGCTACCAGCATCTTGCTTCACCCCCATCCATGTCTCCTCATCTCTGCCATTCATCTATCTTGTCGCCATTCAGAAGCAGCTTCGTGCGGACCATGGTG GCACTGCCATTCTCATTTACTCTGAAGCCTCGGGACTTCAGCCTGCCGAACTCCTCGTGGAGTGCAGAAACCATGCGGTTGTATGACTACTACAACAACCAGTGTGAGGTGGAAAAGGAAGTAGGAGAGAAACAGAGGGGAACCTGGAGGAGACTGCCCAGCTATAATCGCAGCCTCAAGTATGCCACAG GAGGAGCCTATCTCAGCAAGTTGATCCAGTCCAAAAATCGTCTTTTTACCCGCAGCATCAAAACCACAGGAGCTGCATTTGAGTATGTTGTGTTTATGAACAAAGAAGAGGAGAGGACTGTTTGCATTTTCCAGGCTGGACACCTGCTGGAGGGCCCACCAGG ACATGTCCACGGGGGGGCAATCGCCACTATGATTGATTCTGTCACAGGCACTCATGCAGCTTTCATTTCTGGACCAATGATGACTGCCAATCTCAACATCAATTACCGCAG CCCCATCCCATTGGGAAGTACAGTGTTAGTCATATCCTCCCTTGATAACAAGGAAGGCagaaaaatgttcttttcctgTAAAGTGACCAGCTCTGATGGCTCCAAGCTGCACACAGAGGCAACAG cACTCTTCCTGTCTATCAAAGTCAGCCATTTATT ACGATCAACCAACACGTCTACAAAGCGATCctcgtggctgcttcaccatgacaacgcaaCTGCTCGCAATGCCCTGAACATCTGA